In Mycobacteriales bacterium, the genomic stretch CCAGCGGCCCGCAGCTGGTCAACTACGACGCGTGCGTCGGCGCGACCGGCACCACCGCGACCGGACTCGGCTCCAACCCGGACGGCTCGGGTTTCCCGTGCGGTGCTGACAACACCGGCACCAAGGTCGGCGTGGCGCGTCCCGCAACCGTCATCGACCCGAAGGCGCCCGCCGCAGCGGTCATGCCGAACAGCTCCGGGTCGGGTCGTACGTTGCTGCGTACGCCCACGGACCCGCTGTTCAACGACGTCGCCTTCGCGCGCTCGTCGGGTCCGCTGAACACCACCGACCTCGCCGCCGGCGAGATCGGCCTGCCGTTCGCGGTCGACAAGATCGTCACGGCGACCAACCCGAGCGGTCCGGCGCCGGCGGCGCTGACCGGCCTGCAGGTGCTGCGCATCTACAACGGCACCTACACCAACTGGGACCAGGTCGGCGGCAAGGACGCCGAGATCCACCCGTACCTTCCCAAGGCCGGTTCGGGCACGCTGAACGCCTCCGAGGCGTTCCTCGCGCAGCTCGACGGCGTGACCGAGGCGCCGGGCACCGACAACGACCCGAGCTCGCACAGCGCGGCGTACCAGACCTGGCAGGGCCCGGGCGTCACGATCACCGACTCGAACTGGAACACCGGCAAGGCCAACGTCGAGGAGCACGACCCGTCGATCATCGCGGCCGACCCGGACGCGATCGAGATGTTCTCCTACGCCCGTGCCGAGCTGGCCAACACCAAGTCGCAGATCCTGCGGATCGAGGGCGGCTGGTCCGAGGACCGCGAGCTGTACGACGTCGTGCGCGGCAAGGCCATCGCCGGCGCCACGACCACGCCGTTCCTCTACGGCAGCGACAACAACGTGCTCGAGGGCATCTTCTCGAACACCGGCTGGATCTGCACCAACTCGACGGCGCAGGCGGACATCGCGGCGCTCAACGAGTGGCCGCTGAGCTCCAAGCTGTGCGGGGTGGCGAACAACAACACCGTCGACACCATCAACCCGTTCGCCAGCAACGGCGTGGGTGAGGGCGCGTCGACGACGACCACCGCGCTCTACAGCAGTGGCACGATCCACGTGACCGTGGCCGCGTCGGACGGCAGCGTCCCGACCGGCTCGGTGCAGGTCGTCATCGCGCCGCCGGCGGTTGCCGGCGGTACTCCGGCGGCTGCGTCGTACAGCACGACCGCGACGCTGACCAACGGTGCCGCGACGGTGACGGTGCCGTCGACCGTCTCGGGTAGCCAGGTCGTGGACGTGGCCTTCCTACCGACCAACTTCGGTGCGTTGAGCTCCGCGGGTGGTCACGCGGCGGACGGCTCGTCATACGCCGAGTTCACGCAGACCTTCGTCGCCGGTCCGACCGGCCCGTCGAAGTTCAGCAACCTTGCCAAGCCGGTGCTGTCCGGCAAGCACAAGGTGGGCTCGGTGGAGACCAGCTCTCACGGCCGCTGGGCGCCGGGGGCGACGACGTACTCCTACCAGTGGTTCAAGGGTCGGGTGAAGATCGCCGGCGCGACGAAGCCGACCTTGAAGCTGACCAAGGCCCTCAAGGGCAAGACGATTCACTGCACGGTGACGGCGCACAAGTCCGGGTACGCCAACGCCTCGTCGTCTTCCGCGAGCGTCAAGGTCACCGGGTAGCGATACCGCGTGTCCGCGTGACAACGAGGGGCCGGGGCGATCAGCCACGGCCCCTCGCGTTCGAAGTAGCACACAACGTCGCGGTAGTCGTGGCGGTATGCGCTGCGGTGTCCGGTTCGGGAGGCGCGTTGTGTGCTACTTCGAACAAGCGGCGGGGGTCAGGCGAAGCGGTAGCTCACCGGCAGGTGCTTCACGCCGGAGACGAAGTTGGACTGCGTCCACTCGGCCTCGCCGGACTGCTCGATGTGGTCGACCTGCTCCGCGAGCTTGCGCAGCATGGTGCGCACCTCCCGACGCGCGAACTGCGATCCCAAGCAGTAGTGCGTGCCGCCTCCGAAGGCGAGCAGCCGATCCGCGTTGGTCCGGCGTACGTCGAACACGTCCGGGTCGTCGAAGACGAGCTCGTCGCGGTTGATGCTCGGGTAGGACAACAGCACCCGCTCCCCTTGCGCGACCGCTACGCCCGCCACCTCCGTGTCACGAGTGGCGTACCGCATGAAATGGCGCACCGGCGCGGTGTAGCGGACCGCCTCCTCGGCGGCATTCGCCGCGGCATCCTCGTCACCGCGCAACGACCAGAGCTGGTCGAGGTCGTGCAGCAACGCCTCGACGCTGCCGGCGAGCGCGTACGACGTGGTGTCGTGCCCGGCGGTGGCGATGATCATGTAGTACCAGAGCCGTTCGGCGTCACCCATCGGGCAGCCACCCGGCTCACCGAGCGCGATGACCGTGGCGAGATCGTCGGTCGGCCTGGCACGCCGGTCGTTGGTGATCTCGTCGAAGTACGCGATGAACTTCATCACGGAGTTCAGCAGCACCTCGCCAGGGTCGGCTCCACTGCCCATGAACTCCGGGTCGGCGGCACCGAACATGCCTTGCGTCAGCTCGAGCATCAGCGCTTCGTCGGTCTCCGGTACGCCGAAGATCTCCATGATCACGCGCAAAGTGAACGGTTGAGCGATGTCCTTGGCGAAGTCGCACGCACCGCCGAGCGCACGCATCTTCTCGATGTAGGTGTCGGCCAGATGCTCGATCCGCGGCTGGCGCTTCTTCACCGATCCCGGCTTGAACCAGTCGTTGGCCACTTGCCGGTGGTCGCGGTGGTCGACGCCGTCGAGGTGGACCAGCGTGCGTGGCTCCGGCAGGCCCGATTCGATCAGTCGCTGCTTGTCCTCCTCGAGCTGCAGGACGGAGTACGTCGTGTTGTGCCACAGCTCGCTGTCGCGCTCGATGGCGGACGCCTCCGCGTAGCGGAGTACGGCGAGGAACGGCAGCATCCCGGGCACCTCGACCGGGACGACCGGCGCGGATCGGCGTACCTCGCCCATCAGCGTGTGCCAGCGCGTCATGTCCGCCCACGACTGCGGCAGGGCCAGGAGCTCACCCGCGACCTCCGCGCGCTGTGTCGCATCCACGGCCGGCTCCTTCGATCGACTCCACAGGCATCAAACCTCACCTCGCCTGACGGGGACAGGCCGAGGCCGTATCGCGACTGCGCCGGGTTCGTTGGACGGACGGGCGACGAAGAACAACCCGAATGCACTAGCGATGACCGGTAAATGCGCCGTGTGGTCCCTTGAGACCGCGGCGCATTCGCCGTTAACGTGCATTTCAACCACGACGTGACTAGCCGGCACCCCCTGGCCGAGCGGCGTTGCGGTGCCGCCGAAAGGTAGGTCCTGGACAACTTGACGGCGATTCCCCACCGCCATCTTGTTCGACCCCGCGCGCTGCTGGCGCTGGCACTGTGTGTCGCGTCGCTGGCCGGCGGAGTGGTCGCGACATCGCCTGCGGCCGCCGAGACCGTCAAGCAGCAGATCGCGGACGCACAGCAGCAGCTGCGATCGCTCGACAGTCAGGCGGAGGCCGCCAGCGAGGCCTACGATGCCGCGCGCATCAAGCTCGCCGCTGCGCACACTGCCGCGGCCAGCGCAGCCAAGGCGGTGACCTCGGCGCAGCAGCGACTCGCTGCGCTGCAGTCGTCGGTGACCGCCTTCGCCGTCGCGGCGTACCGCGGTGGTGGTACGAACTCCGTGCTCGGCCTGGTCAGCGACGGCTCCACCGGACGCTACATCGACCAGCTGTCGTCCATGCAGGCGATCTCGGTCAGCGAGGCGCGGACGCTGTCCGACGTCGAGGCAGCCCAGCGCGTCGAGTCGGCCGCGCAGGCGACTGCGCAGGCGGCGTTGGCGAAGCAGCAGGCCGCGACCGACCTCATCGACGCGTCTCGCCAGAAGATCCAGGCCGCGGCCGCCAAGGAGCAGCAGATCCTGTCGGGGCTCGAGGCGAAGGAAGCCGCCATCATCAAGGCGGCGAAGGCCCGCGCCGCAAAGCTCGCCGCGGAGCGGGAGCAGGCTCGGCTGGAGGCGGAGAGCCAGGCGACGCAGCAGGGCGTCGAGGCGATCGACGACCCGGTCTCGCCGACGCCGCCGCCGGTGATCTCCGGGTCGGGCGGTGCGGCGGTCGCCGTGCAGTGGGCGTACGCCGAGATCGGCAAGCCGTACGTGTGGGCCGCAGCCGGGCCGGACTCCTTCGACTGCTCGGGGCTGACGCAGTACGTCTGGGGCAAGGCGGGCGTCTACCTCGGCCACTACACCGGTGACCAGTGGAACGAAGGGGTCCACGTGTCGCAGGACCAGCTCGAACCCGGCGATCTGGTCTTCTTCGCCTACAACACCTCAGACCCGTCGACGATCCACCACGTCGGCATCTACGTCGGCAACGGCAACATGATCGACGCTCCCTACACCGGCGTCGACGTACGGGTCGATCCGGCGTTCCGCTCCGACTACATCGGTGCGGTACGCCCGTAGCTGGCCCGATTTGCCCGCGGCGTACCTGAACGCCGTACCCGAATCCGCTCAGCCTTCTCCCGTACCCTTGATCGTCATGCAAACGCACCGGGTGGCCCGCGTCGTCGCGATCGCGGCGACGCTGACGACGTCACTTGCGGCGTGCCACTCGACGAAGAACGAGCCCGGTCCCACCGTCACGACGACGACGGTCAAGCACCACACGAAGGTGGTGGTGATCCACACCTTCAAGACGCTGCGGACCGGCCAGGTGGCGCAGATCGGCGCCGCGGGCAGCGACGCGGCCGAGCTCATCAAGATCGGCAAGCCCAGCGTCTCGACCCACCGGCTGTCGTCGTACGCCGACGATCCCGAGCACGGCTACTTCGTGACCTTCCCGATCAAGATCTACAACGATGGCAAGAACCCGTTGGTGGTCAACCGGCTCGACTTCTGGGTGAAGGTGCCGGGCGAGGGAGACCTCAACAACAACGACGGCGCGGCGCCGTTCTCGGGTGCCCATCGCCAGCTCGACACGACGGAGCTGGAGAGCGGCCAGGGGGTCAGCAACATCATGACTTTCGACGTGTCCAGCACCCACGGCACGTTCCTCTACGGACCGGGCGGCAAGCACGCCGAGCTCGGCTGGAAGTACTAGGCGCTCGCTTGGAGGAGTCAGTCGCGGTGGAGGTCGTCGAACGCCTGCGCGCCCACCGCATCTTCGCCAGCGTCAACCGTCGCGTCGGCGTCTACAACGTCGGGCTGCGCGTGGTGCTCCCTGACGGCCGCGAGGCGATCTGGGACAACGACGAGACGCCCGGGCTCGAGGCCATGGTGCTGCGCGACGGCGTACTCGTCGGCTTCGTACCGCAGATCCCCGACACCGAGAACCTCGACGCGGAGGCGATCACCGCGATCATCGCGGCGACCGACTACGACGCGCCGCTCCCGCCGTCACCGCCCGCCAACCCGACCAGGGCCAGGACCTCACGGTTGCCGGCGCCCGTACCGAAGGCCCGCTGGCTGCGCCGCCTCCGCACGAAGTAGCACACAACCCGCTGCAAAATGCCGCGATTGCCCTGCGGTGTCCGGTTTGCCGCGGTGGTTGTGTGCTACTTCGAACCGGCGGTGGCGGGTTTGGCGGGTTTGGTGGGGGTGGGGGCAGGCGGGCTCGCGAAGAGGCGGTCGGCGCTCCACCGGGTGAAGCCGAGGCGTTCGTAGAGGGCGATCGCGGCGGAGTTGTCGGCTTCCACGTAGAGCACGACGGTACGCAGGCCCTGGTCGCGGAGATGTCGCAGGCCGTGCAGCAGCAGCGCCTCGCCGAGCCGCTTGCCCTGCATGCCGGGCGCGACCCCGATCACGTAGACCTCGCCGTACGGCTTCGATCCCGCGTGCACCTTCGTCCAGTGGAAGCCCGCGAGCGACCCATCGAGCTCAGCCAGGAAGAACCCGGCGGGGTCGAACCACGGCTCCTGCTCGCGTCCTTCGATGTCGGCCAGCGTCCAGTCCGCCTGCTCCGGGTGGCCGACGAACGCCGCGTTGTTGACCGCCAACCAGGCCGCCTCGTCCGTGCCGACGACGAAGGTGCGCACGCTCACCCCCGGCGCCCAGACCGGCGCGGGCAGCGGATCGTCGAGCGACCGGTGCAGCTTCAGCAGCGTTCGCTCGAGTGTGAAACCGAGTGAGGGCAGTACGTCGTTGAGCGGCGCGGCCTCGCCCTTGGTCCAGATCCGTACGCCGGGACCAGCGGTGTCGACCACGACCGAGAGCAGGCCCCGAGGGTCGACTCCAGGCGCCACCACGAGCTCGGCGGCCGGATGCTCGCCGGAACGGTCGATGTGCGCGTACCCGACCAGCTGACCCGCGCGGTGCTGGGTCAGATGGGTGCCCGGCTCCCGGCGACGCAGCGAGGCCACGACCGGATCGGACAGCGGGCTGAAGCCGTCGGCGGCCATGACCGTGTCGCGCAGCCGCAGGACCGCGTCGGCTTCCTCGGCGGACAGCGACTCCACGGCGCCGAGGCTAGTGAGTGACCGCGGCCACTCAGAGGTCGGCGTACGCCTCGTCGACCGCGGCGGCCAGCCCGTCGAGCGCATCGCGGCCGGCCGGCGGCTGGGCCACGAACTTGTAGCCGACGTTGCGGACCGTGCCGATCAGCGCCTCGTGCTCGGGACCGAGCTTGGCGCGAAGCCGGCGGACATGGACGTCGACCGTGCGCGTGCCGCCGAAGTAGTCGTAACCCCAGACCTCCTGGAGCAGCTGCGCCCGGCTGAACACCCGCCCGGGATGCTGCGCCAGGAACTTCAGCAGCTCGAACTCCTTGAAGGTCAGGTCGAGCGGTCGGCCGCCGAGCTTCGCCTGATAGGTCGCTTCGTCGATGGAGAGGTCGCCGGAGCGGATCTCCTCGCCGCCGGCGGCGTCACGCGAGCTGGCCGCCTTGCCGAGCGCGAGCCGCACTCGCGCCTCGACCTCGCCGGGTCCGGCGGTGTCGAGTACGACGTCGTCGAGTCCCCAGTCAGCGGTGACCGCCACGAGGCCACCCTCGGTCACGACGGCGAGCACGGGCGAGGACGTGCCCGTGGCCTGGAGCAGCCGGCAGGTCTGCCGGGCAGCGGCCATCTCACGGCGGGCGTCGACGACGATCAGGTCGTTGGGCGGCGCGTCGAGCAGCGGAGCCGCGTCGAGTGGCATCACGCGAACCGCGTGACCGAGCAACCCGAGGCTGGGCAGCACCTGCGCGGATCCGGCCGAGGCGTTGGGCGTCAGGAGCAGCAAGCTCGCCATCGTGACGTTCCCTCCAAACGAAAACGGGCCCGGCGTGCCGCACCCGGGGTCTTTTCCAGGACTCCGATTGGGAAGGCGGCGCTGCCCGAACCCGACTGGTGAAGGATAGCGGAGTGAGCCAGCCCCCGCCCGCGCCGGGCCGTCGGGTGACGACCGACACGCTGACGACGACGGACGGCGAGCGGCTGGTCGCCGTACACCTCGAAGGCCCCGATCCGGCCAGACCGATCGCGGTCGTGGTGGCGCACGGGTTCACCCAGTCGACGGCACACGCCGGCCCGCGCTCGGTGATGACCGCGCTGTCGGCACACGTCGGCGTCATCGGGATCGATTTGCGCGGCCACGGCGGGTCGAGCGGCTGGTCGACGGTCGGCCGCGACGAGATCCACGACGTCGAGGCCGCCGTCCGCTACGCGCGCCGGCTCGGGTACGCCGACGTCGTCACCTGCGGCTGGTCGATGGGCGGCAGCATCGTGCTTCGTCACGCCGCACTTCTCGGCGACGTGGCGGCGGTGGTGACGGTGTCGGCGGTGTCGCGCTGGTTCTACCGGGACACCAAACCGATGCGCCGGATCCATTGGGCGATCGAGTCGCGGCTCGGCCGGCTGATCCTGCGGCGCGGGCTCAACACGCGCATCACGCCGGACGGCTGGGATCTCGACGCACTGCCGGAGGCGCCGGTCGAGGTCATCGGCCGGATCGCGCCGATCCCGGTGTTGATCGTGCACGGCGACGAGGACCACTACTTTCCCGTGGAGCATCCTGAGGCGCTCTACGACGCGGCGAACGAGCCCAAAGAGCTGTGGATCGAGCGAGGGTTCAGCCACGCCGAGAACGGGGCGAGCCCGCAGCTGCTCGACCGGATCGGCCGGCACCTGACCGTCCTGGTCAGTCGTGGTCCGGGCCGGTAGACAGTCCCAATGCTCCGCAAGCTGCTGATCGCGTTCGTGGCGCTGGTCGTCGTACTGGTCATCGCGGCCGACCGGGTCGGTGCTCACGTCGCCGCGCACGTGCTGGCGGGCAAGCTGGAGACCGACGAGCATTTGCCGAGCCGTCCATCGGTCACGATCAGCGGCATCCCGTTCCTGACGCAGGCCGTTCACGGGCACTACAGCGACGTCAAGGTGACCAGCCACGACTACGTCACCAAGGACCACGTTCAGCTCGACACGATGACCGTGCACCTGATGGGCGTGCACATACCGCTGTCCGATGTCATCGACGGGTCGGTGAAGACGGTCCCCGTCGATCGGGTCAGCGGGACGGTGTCGGTGTCGTTCGTGGACCTCGAGGCCTACCTCGCGTCGCACGGCATCACGCTGAAGCTTGCTGCCGCGCCGAACGGCGCCGTCGACCTGACCGGCACGGCGAGCAGGATCAGCGGCCTGCCGAGGGTGCTGACCGGAACCGCCACGATCTCGGTCGCCAATACCGTGCTGACCCTGTCGGTCGGGCTGGGTCAGGGCGGTGCCAAGGTGGTCAAGATCCCGATCCCGCTGGGCGGCCTGCCGTTTCGCATCACCGTGACGTCGGTGACGGTCTCGGACGACGGGATCGTCGGCACCGGCACGGCGCAGCACGTGGTGCTGGGCAGCTGAGCCGCAAAGCCGTGCGGCTCGCATAAGGTCGCCGCGTGGACGTCGCCGACTATCTGCTCGGCAGCGCTGCCCTCACGCTCGGCCTGGTGCCGTGGGTCATCGCC encodes the following:
- a CDS encoding substrate-binding domain-containing protein; this translates as MSVRKNSVKLGVAAAAAFGLALTAAAPAGAVDGGPSTSPKLGTDIIGAGSDTTQYILDKLATDYDAAHTSGPQLVNYDACVGATGTTATGLGSNPDGSGFPCGADNTGTKVGVARPATVIDPKAPAAAVMPNSSGSGRTLLRTPTDPLFNDVAFARSSGPLNTTDLAAGEIGLPFAVDKIVTATNPSGPAPAALTGLQVLRIYNGTYTNWDQVGGKDAEIHPYLPKAGSGTLNASEAFLAQLDGVTEAPGTDNDPSSHSAAYQTWQGPGVTITDSNWNTGKANVEEHDPSIIAADPDAIEMFSYARAELANTKSQILRIEGGWSEDRELYDVVRGKAIAGATTTPFLYGSDNNVLEGIFSNTGWICTNSTAQADIAALNEWPLSSKLCGVANNNTVDTINPFASNGVGEGASTTTTALYSSGTIHVTVAASDGSVPTGSVQVVIAPPAVAGGTPAAASYSTTATLTNGAATVTVPSTVSGSQVVDVAFLPTNFGALSSAGGHAADGSSYAEFTQTFVAGPTGPSKFSNLAKPVLSGKHKVGSVETSSHGRWAPGATTYSYQWFKGRVKIAGATKPTLKLTKALKGKTIHCTVTAHKSGYANASSSSASVKVTG
- a CDS encoding cytochrome P450, which codes for MDATQRAEVAGELLALPQSWADMTRWHTLMGEVRRSAPVVPVEVPGMLPFLAVLRYAEASAIERDSELWHNTTYSVLQLEEDKQRLIESGLPEPRTLVHLDGVDHRDHRQVANDWFKPGSVKKRQPRIEHLADTYIEKMRALGGACDFAKDIAQPFTLRVIMEIFGVPETDEALMLELTQGMFGAADPEFMGSGADPGEVLLNSVMKFIAYFDEITNDRRARPTDDLATVIALGEPGGCPMGDAERLWYYMIIATAGHDTTSYALAGSVEALLHDLDQLWSLRGDEDAAANAAEEAVRYTAPVRHFMRYATRDTEVAGVAVAQGERVLLSYPSINRDELVFDDPDVFDVRRTNADRLLAFGGGTHYCLGSQFARREVRTMLRKLAEQVDHIEQSGEAEWTQSNFVSGVKHLPVSYRFA
- a CDS encoding C40 family peptidase, yielding MTAIPHRHLVRPRALLALALCVASLAGGVVATSPAAAETVKQQIADAQQQLRSLDSQAEAASEAYDAARIKLAAAHTAAASAAKAVTSAQQRLAALQSSVTAFAVAAYRGGGTNSVLGLVSDGSTGRYIDQLSSMQAISVSEARTLSDVEAAQRVESAAQATAQAALAKQQAATDLIDASRQKIQAAAAKEQQILSGLEAKEAAIIKAAKARAAKLAAEREQARLEAESQATQQGVEAIDDPVSPTPPPVISGSGGAAVAVQWAYAEIGKPYVWAAAGPDSFDCSGLTQYVWGKAGVYLGHYTGDQWNEGVHVSQDQLEPGDLVFFAYNTSDPSTIHHVGIYVGNGNMIDAPYTGVDVRVDPAFRSDYIGAVRP
- the mshD gene encoding mycothiol synthase — translated: MESLSAEEADAVLRLRDTVMAADGFSPLSDPVVASLRRREPGTHLTQHRAGQLVGYAHIDRSGEHPAAELVVAPGVDPRGLLSVVVDTAGPGVRIWTKGEAAPLNDVLPSLGFTLERTLLKLHRSLDDPLPAPVWAPGVSVRTFVVGTDEAAWLAVNNAAFVGHPEQADWTLADIEGREQEPWFDPAGFFLAELDGSLAGFHWTKVHAGSKPYGEVYVIGVAPGMQGKRLGEALLLHGLRHLRDQGLRTVVLYVEADNSAAIALYERLGFTRWSADRLFASPPAPTPTKPAKPATAGSK
- a CDS encoding response regulator transcription factor; this translates as MASLLLLTPNASAGSAQVLPSLGLLGHAVRVMPLDAAPLLDAPPNDLIVVDARREMAAARQTCRLLQATGTSSPVLAVVTEGGLVAVTADWGLDDVVLDTAGPGEVEARVRLALGKAASSRDAAGGEEIRSGDLSIDEATYQAKLGGRPLDLTFKEFELLKFLAQHPGRVFSRAQLLQEVWGYDYFGGTRTVDVHVRRLRAKLGPEHEALIGTVRNVGYKFVAQPPAGRDALDGLAAAVDEAYADL
- a CDS encoding alpha/beta fold hydrolase — translated: MSQPPPAPGRRVTTDTLTTTDGERLVAVHLEGPDPARPIAVVVAHGFTQSTAHAGPRSVMTALSAHVGVIGIDLRGHGGSSGWSTVGRDEIHDVEAAVRYARRLGYADVVTCGWSMGGSIVLRHAALLGDVAAVVTVSAVSRWFYRDTKPMRRIHWAIESRLGRLILRRGLNTRITPDGWDLDALPEAPVEVIGRIAPIPVLIVHGDEDHYFPVEHPEALYDAANEPKELWIERGFSHAENGASPQLLDRIGRHLTVLVSRGPGR
- a CDS encoding DUF2993 domain-containing protein; the protein is MLRKLLIAFVALVVVLVIAADRVGAHVAAHVLAGKLETDEHLPSRPSVTISGIPFLTQAVHGHYSDVKVTSHDYVTKDHVQLDTMTVHLMGVHIPLSDVIDGSVKTVPVDRVSGTVSVSFVDLEAYLASHGITLKLAAAPNGAVDLTGTASRISGLPRVLTGTATISVANTVLTLSVGLGQGGAKVVKIPIPLGGLPFRITVTSVTVSDDGIVGTGTAQHVVLGS